Proteins encoded within one genomic window of Ideonella dechloratans:
- the cysN gene encoding sulfate adenylyltransferase subunit CysN: MAHVSDLISTDIEKYLKQHENKSLLRFITCGSVDDGKSTVIGRLLYESKMLFEDQLAAMENDSKKWGTQGGDLDFALLVDGLAAEREQGITIDVAYRFFSTDRRKFIVADTPGHEQYTRNMITGASTADVAVILIDARKGVLTQTRRHSYLVSLIGIRKVVLAINKMDLVDFSEDVFRRIDEEYREFAKQIGLTDITSIPLSGLKGDNMTERSLHTTWYHGPTLMGFLETCEIDETRLQQQPFRMPVQWVNRPNLDFRGFCGFIASGVVKPGDRVRAQPSGRESKVARIVSLDGDLPQAVAGQSVTLTLEDEIDISRGDVISIAESPAEVADQFEATVVWMTEEPLLPGRPYLLKIGTQLVSATITEPKYKVNVNTMEHLAAKQLEMNEIGVVNLALDRPIAFDPYTENRDTGGFILINRMTNNTVGAGMMHFALRRSHNIHMQPVDVDKAARATAKGQRPAVLWFTGLSGAGKSTIANIVEKKLFAMGRHTYLLDGDNIRHGLNKDLGFTEADRVENIRRVAEVSKLMVDAGLIVMTAFISPFRSERAMARSLMSEGEFIEVYVDTPLNVAEDRDVKGLYKKARRGEIANFTGISSPYEAPELPEIRVNTTNCTPEEAADKVIARIRQLGLID; the protein is encoded by the coding sequence ATGGCCCACGTTTCGGACCTGATCTCCACCGACATCGAGAAGTACCTCAAGCAGCACGAGAACAAGAGCCTGCTGCGCTTCATCACCTGCGGCTCCGTGGACGACGGCAAGTCGACCGTCATCGGACGCCTGCTCTACGAATCGAAGATGCTCTTCGAGGACCAGCTGGCTGCGATGGAGAACGACTCCAAGAAGTGGGGCACCCAGGGCGGTGACCTCGACTTCGCGCTGCTGGTCGACGGCCTGGCCGCCGAGCGCGAGCAGGGCATCACCATCGACGTGGCCTACCGCTTCTTCTCGACCGACCGCCGCAAGTTCATCGTCGCCGACACCCCGGGCCACGAGCAGTACACCCGCAACATGATCACCGGCGCCTCGACCGCCGATGTCGCGGTGATCCTGATCGACGCGCGCAAGGGCGTGCTGACCCAGACCCGCCGCCACAGCTACCTGGTGAGCCTGATCGGCATCCGCAAGGTGGTGCTGGCCATCAACAAGATGGACCTGGTGGACTTCTCCGAAGACGTGTTCCGCCGCATCGACGAGGAGTACCGCGAGTTCGCCAAGCAGATCGGCCTGACCGACATCACCAGCATCCCGCTGTCCGGTCTGAAGGGCGACAACATGACCGAGCGCAGCCTGCACACGACCTGGTACCACGGGCCGACGCTGATGGGCTTCCTGGAGACCTGCGAGATCGACGAGACCCGCCTGCAGCAGCAGCCCTTCCGCATGCCGGTGCAGTGGGTCAACCGCCCCAACCTGGACTTCCGCGGCTTCTGCGGCTTCATCGCCAGCGGCGTGGTCAAGCCCGGCGACCGGGTGCGCGCCCAACCCTCGGGCCGCGAGAGCAAGGTCGCCCGCATCGTCTCGCTGGACGGTGACCTGCCCCAGGCCGTGGCCGGCCAGAGCGTCACGCTGACGCTGGAAGACGAGATCGACATCTCGCGCGGCGACGTGATCTCCATCGCAGAGTCGCCCGCCGAGGTGGCCGACCAGTTCGAGGCCACCGTGGTCTGGATGACCGAGGAGCCCCTGCTGCCGGGCCGCCCCTACCTGCTGAAGATCGGCACCCAGCTGGTGAGCGCCACCATCACCGAGCCCAAGTACAAGGTGAACGTCAACACGATGGAGCACCTGGCGGCCAAGCAGCTCGAGATGAACGAGATCGGCGTGGTCAACCTGGCGCTGGACCGCCCGATCGCCTTCGACCCGTACACCGAGAACCGCGACACCGGCGGCTTCATTCTGATCAACCGCATGACCAACAACACGGTCGGCGCCGGGATGATGCACTTCGCGCTGCGCCGCTCGCACAACATCCACATGCAGCCGGTGGACGTGGACAAGGCCGCACGCGCCACCGCCAAGGGCCAGCGTCCGGCGGTGCTGTGGTTCACCGGTCTGTCCGGTGCCGGCAAGTCCACCATCGCCAACATCGTGGAAAAGAAGCTCTTCGCGATGGGCCGCCACACCTACCTGCTGGACGGCGACAACATCCGCCACGGCCTGAACAAGGACCTCGGCTTCACCGAGGCCGACCGGGTGGAGAACATCCGCCGCGTGGCCGAGGTGTCCAAGCTGATGGTGGACGCCGGCCTGATCGTGATGACCGCCTTCATCTCACCCTTCCGCTCGGAACGCGCGATGGCCCGCAGCCTGATGAGCGAAGGCGAGTTCATCGAGGTCTATGTGGACACCCCGCTGAACGTGGCGGAGGACCGCGACGTCAAGGGCCTCTACAAGAAGGCCCGCCGCGGCGAGATCGCCAACTTCACCGGCATCAGCTCGCCCTACGAGGCACCGGAGCTGCCGGAGATCCGCGTGAACACCACCAACTGCACGCCGGAAGAGGCTGCCGACAAGGTGATCGCGCGCATCCGCCAGCTGGGTCTGATCGACTGA
- the cysD gene encoding sulfate adenylyltransferase subunit CysD has product MSLTHLQRLEAESIHIMREVVAEADNPVMLYSIGKDSAVMLHLAKKAFYPAPPPFPLLHVDTTWKFRAMYEMRDRMAKELGMTLLVYQNPEAVSLGINPFEHGSQIHTDMWKTQGLKQALDKYGFDVAFGGARRDEEKSRAKERIFSFRSAQHRWDPKSQRPELWHLYNGRKQKGESIRCFPISNWTELDIWQYIYLENIPIVPLYYAAERPVVERDGTLIMVDDERFPLRPGEVPMMKSVRFRTLGCYPLTGAVESTAASLTDIIQEMLLTRTSERQGRMIDHDTAASMEKKKQEGYF; this is encoded by the coding sequence ATGAGCCTGACCCACCTGCAGCGACTGGAAGCTGAAAGCATCCACATCATGCGCGAGGTTGTCGCCGAAGCCGACAACCCCGTGATGCTCTACTCGATCGGCAAGGATTCGGCGGTGATGCTGCACCTGGCCAAGAAGGCCTTCTACCCGGCGCCGCCCCCCTTCCCCCTGCTGCATGTGGACACGACCTGGAAGTTCCGGGCCATGTACGAGATGCGCGACCGCATGGCCAAGGAACTGGGCATGACCCTGCTGGTCTACCAGAACCCCGAGGCGGTGTCGCTGGGCATCAATCCCTTCGAGCACGGCTCGCAGATCCACACCGACATGTGGAAGACCCAGGGCCTGAAGCAGGCGCTGGACAAGTACGGCTTCGACGTCGCCTTCGGCGGCGCCCGCCGCGACGAGGAGAAGAGCCGGGCCAAGGAGCGCATCTTCTCGTTCCGCAGCGCGCAGCACCGCTGGGATCCCAAGAGCCAGCGCCCGGAACTCTGGCACCTCTACAACGGCCGCAAGCAGAAGGGCGAATCGATCCGCTGCTTCCCGATCTCCAACTGGACCGAGCTGGACATCTGGCAGTACATCTACCTGGAGAACATCCCCATCGTGCCGCTGTACTACGCGGCCGAGCGGCCGGTGGTCGAGCGCGATGGCACCCTGATCATGGTGGACGACGAGCGCTTCCCGCTGCGTCCGGGCGAGGTGCCAATGATGAAGAGCGTGCGCTTCCGCACCCTGGGCTGCTACCCGCTGACCGGCGCGGTCGAGTCCACCGCCGCCAGCCTGACCGACATCATCCAGGAGATGCTGCTGACCCGCACCTCCGAGCGCCAGGGCCGCATGATCGACCACGACACCGCGGCCTCGATGGAGAAGAAGAAGCAGGAAGGCTACTTCTAA
- the cysQ gene encoding 3'(2'),5'-bisphosphate nucleotidase CysQ has protein sequence MQETSAAVAMLERLVPLIRDAGRVIMDIYATDFDVTQKGDASPVTQADQKAEEVILAGLAEIAPDIPVVAEESVAAGRIPDVKERFFLVDPLDGTKEFISRNGEFTVNIALIEHGVPVLGLVYAPAIGRLFGGARGAGAWLEDAHGRRSIACRPVPAEGLTVVASRSHGDETALDAFLAGRKVASRTNAGSSLKLCLVAAGEADLYPRLGRTMEWDIAAGDAVLRAAGGKVTVVADGQPLRYGKPGFDNPHFAAAGL, from the coding sequence ATGCAAGAGACCTCCGCCGCTGTCGCCATGCTGGAGCGCCTGGTGCCCCTGATCCGGGATGCCGGCCGCGTCATCATGGACATCTACGCGACCGATTTCGACGTGACCCAGAAGGGCGACGCCTCGCCTGTGACCCAGGCCGACCAGAAGGCCGAGGAGGTGATCCTGGCCGGTCTGGCCGAGATCGCCCCGGACATTCCGGTGGTGGCAGAGGAATCGGTGGCCGCCGGCCGCATTCCGGACGTGAAGGAACGCTTCTTCCTGGTCGATCCGCTGGACGGCACCAAGGAGTTCATCAGCCGCAACGGCGAATTCACCGTCAACATCGCCTTGATCGAGCACGGTGTCCCGGTGCTGGGCCTGGTCTATGCGCCGGCCATCGGCCGCCTGTTCGGCGGCGCGCGGGGCGCGGGCGCCTGGCTGGAAGACGCGCATGGCCGTCGCAGCATTGCCTGCCGCCCGGTGCCGGCCGAGGGCCTGACCGTGGTGGCCAGCCGTTCCCACGGTGACGAGACCGCGCTGGACGCATTCCTGGCCGGCCGCAAGGTGGCTTCGCGCACCAATGCGGGTTCCTCGCTCAAGCTCTGCCTGGTGGCCGCGGGCGAGGCGGACCTGTACCCGCGCCTGGGCCGAACCATGGAATGGGACATCGCCGCGGGCGATGCCGTGCTGCGCGCTGCGGGCGGCAAGGTCACGGTGGTGGCCGACGGTCAGCCGCTGCGCTACGGCAAGCCCGGCTTCGACAACCCCCACTTCGCGGCCGCCGGTCTCTGA
- a CDS encoding capsular polysaccharide biosynthesis protein, translating to MPAAPASDEGFSRLSCVAWHGRGVGAIATLPALLDGWRLVPAARARAEGAQAVLAWGRKPSARRAQAWAARQGLPVLWLEDGFLRSVGLGADEPPLSVVLDDQGIYYDAHGPSRLETLVRQPLTEARRSRADDLCRAWRSARVSKYNHAREWAGVMSPGDVLVVDQTAGDASIAGAMADARSFQRMLEAALDEHPTARVWLKVHPDVVAGRKRGHFDHLTPGQQARVTVLGEAVHPAGLLAQAAAVYVVSSQMGFEALLWERPVRCFGMPFYAGWGLTRDELAAPARRVPVEWPALAHAALVDYPRYADPETGGPASPERLLDWMGLQRRLREQFPSELMAVGFSGWKRASLRRFLAGSRVRPGSPAEARGFVGPVVLWGRQAWPAASPGQVLRVEDGFLRSVGLGADLVHPLSWVIDGRGLHYDARRPSDLEHLLAEGDFDEVLLRRARALREQLVAHALSKYNVGAGGWQRPATDRPVVLVVGQVESDASLALGAPGLHTNLGLLQAVRRERPEAWIVYRPHPDVSARLRAPGQGEHTVARWCDEVAADPPITTLLAQVDEVHVLTSLAGFEALLRGVRVVCWGMPFYAGWGLTEDRVPTPRRGRARDLDELVAAALFCYPRYVSRRTGHFTTPEGALAELLGWRDSAASQPAPGFWARAWQRLRRAVLREVVAWRRRHDAKECEISRFAPECGGSHLQAGDGQPPGGT from the coding sequence ATGCCCGCGGCGCCCGCATCCGACGAGGGGTTCAGCCGGCTGTCCTGCGTCGCCTGGCATGGGCGAGGGGTGGGGGCCATCGCCACCCTGCCGGCCCTGCTGGACGGCTGGCGTCTGGTGCCGGCCGCCCGCGCCCGGGCCGAAGGGGCCCAGGCGGTGCTGGCCTGGGGACGCAAGCCCAGCGCCCGGCGGGCCCAGGCCTGGGCCGCCCGCCAGGGCCTGCCGGTGCTCTGGCTGGAGGATGGTTTCCTGCGCTCGGTGGGCCTGGGGGCCGACGAGCCGCCGCTGTCCGTCGTGCTGGACGACCAGGGCATCTATTACGACGCCCACGGGCCCTCGCGCCTGGAGACCCTGGTGCGTCAGCCGCTGACCGAGGCCCGCCGTTCGCGCGCGGACGATCTGTGCCGGGCCTGGCGCAGCGCCCGTGTCTCCAAGTACAACCACGCCCGCGAGTGGGCCGGGGTGATGTCGCCCGGCGACGTGCTGGTGGTCGATCAGACCGCCGGCGACGCCTCGATCGCCGGGGCGATGGCCGATGCCCGCAGCTTCCAGCGCATGCTGGAGGCGGCGCTGGACGAGCACCCGACCGCCCGGGTCTGGCTCAAGGTCCACCCGGACGTGGTGGCCGGCCGCAAGCGCGGGCATTTCGACCACCTGACGCCCGGGCAGCAGGCCAGGGTGACGGTGTTGGGCGAGGCGGTCCATCCGGCCGGGCTGCTGGCGCAGGCTGCCGCCGTCTACGTGGTCAGCTCCCAGATGGGCTTCGAGGCCCTGCTGTGGGAGCGGCCCGTGCGCTGCTTCGGCATGCCCTTCTATGCCGGCTGGGGGCTCACCCGGGACGAGTTGGCCGCGCCGGCCCGGCGTGTGCCGGTCGAATGGCCGGCCCTGGCCCATGCAGCCCTGGTGGACTACCCCCGCTACGCCGATCCCGAAACGGGCGGCCCCGCCTCGCCCGAGCGCCTGCTGGACTGGATGGGCCTGCAGCGCCGCCTGCGCGAGCAATTCCCGTCCGAACTGATGGCCGTGGGGTTCTCGGGGTGGAAGCGCGCCAGCCTGCGGCGTTTTCTGGCCGGCAGCCGGGTCCGGCCCGGCTCCCCGGCCGAGGCCCGGGGCTTCGTCGGGCCGGTGGTGCTGTGGGGGCGGCAGGCCTGGCCCGCCGCGTCACCGGGTCAGGTGTTGCGGGTGGAAGATGGTTTTCTGCGCTCCGTGGGCCTGGGGGCCGATCTGGTGCATCCCCTGTCCTGGGTGATCGATGGCCGCGGACTGCACTACGACGCCCGCCGACCGTCCGATCTGGAGCATCTGCTGGCCGAAGGTGATTTCGACGAGGTTCTGCTGCGCCGGGCCCGGGCCCTGCGCGAGCAACTGGTGGCCCATGCGCTGAGCAAGTACAACGTGGGGGCGGGCGGCTGGCAGCGCCCTGCCACCGACCGGCCGGTGGTGCTGGTGGTGGGGCAGGTCGAGTCCGATGCCTCGCTGGCGCTGGGGGCGCCGGGGCTGCACACCAACCTGGGCCTGTTGCAGGCCGTGCGCCGCGAGCGCCCCGAGGCCTGGATCGTCTATCGCCCCCATCCGGACGTGTCGGCGCGGCTGCGCGCGCCGGGGCAGGGCGAGCACACGGTCGCCCGCTGGTGCGACGAGGTCGCGGCTGATCCCCCCATCACCACCCTGCTGGCGCAGGTGGATGAGGTGCATGTGCTCACTTCGCTGGCGGGTTTCGAGGCCCTGCTGCGCGGTGTGCGGGTGGTGTGCTGGGGCATGCCCTTCTACGCCGGCTGGGGCCTGACCGAGGACCGGGTGCCGACGCCGCGGCGGGGACGGGCCCGCGACCTGGACGAACTCGTGGCCGCTGCGCTCTTCTGCTACCCCCGCTATGTCAGCCGCCGCACCGGGCACTTCACCACGCCCGAGGGCGCGCTGGCCGAACTGCTGGGTTGGCGCGATTCGGCCGCAAGCCAGCCTGCGCCGGGTTTCTGGGCGCGCGCCTGGCAACGCCTGCGTCGTGCGGTGCTGCGCGAAGTCGTGGCCTGGCGCCGCCGCCATGACGCCAAAGAGTGCGAAATCTCACGTTTTGCGCCCGAATGCGGGGGCAGCCACTTACAAGCAGGGGATGGTCAGCCACCGGGCGGGACCTGA